From a region of the Neobacillus niacini genome:
- the atpG gene encoding ATP synthase F1 subunit gamma, which yields MASLRDIKNSINSTKKMSQITKAMEMTSAAKWNRGVMNAKAFVPYMEKIQEVTVAVAMGSNGINHPMLQSRPVKKTGYIVMTSDRGLAGAFNSNVIRRVFQTIQNRHKSKDEYSIIAIGRVARDFFAKRGINVDLEIVGISDQPSFESVKDITSSTVGMFSDGTFDELYLYYTHYKSAITQEVTEKKLLPLTDLSTSSKLTSYEFEPSAEEILDVLLPQYAESLIYGALLDSKASEHAARMTAMRNATDNAKEMIKNYSLIYNRARQAAITQEIAEIVGGAAALE from the coding sequence ATGGCATCATTACGCGATATAAAAAATAGTATTAATTCTACTAAAAAGATGAGTCAGATTACCAAAGCAATGGAGATGACATCCGCTGCTAAATGGAACCGTGGAGTTATGAATGCAAAAGCATTTGTTCCTTACATGGAGAAAATCCAGGAAGTTACTGTGGCTGTCGCAATGGGCAGCAACGGAATTAATCATCCAATGCTTCAATCTCGACCTGTCAAGAAAACTGGTTATATTGTTATGACATCCGATCGTGGTCTAGCTGGTGCTTTTAACAGTAACGTGATCCGTCGTGTGTTTCAAACAATCCAAAATCGCCACAAATCGAAAGATGAATATTCGATTATTGCAATCGGTCGTGTTGCACGTGACTTCTTTGCGAAACGTGGTATTAATGTCGATCTCGAAATTGTTGGTATATCCGATCAACCGAGCTTCGAAAGCGTTAAAGACATTACTAGTAGTACAGTAGGTATGTTCTCCGATGGGACCTTCGATGAACTTTACTTATATTACACGCATTATAAAAGTGCCATTACTCAAGAAGTTACTGAGAAGAAGCTGCTTCCACTAACGGATCTTTCAACTTCTTCAAAGCTTACTTCTTATGAATTCGAGCCATCTGCAGAAGAAATTTTAGACGTTCTCCTGCCTCAATATGCTGAGAGCTTAATTTATGGCGCACTTTTAGACAGTAAAGCGAGTGAGCATGCAGCCCGGATGACTGCGATGAGAAACGCTACTGATAATGCGAAAGAAATGATCAAAAATTATTCACTTATTTACAACCGTGCTCGTCAGGCAGCGATTACACAAGAAATTGCAGAAATCGTCGGCGGTGCGGCGGCACTAGAGTAG
- the atpD gene encoding F0F1 ATP synthase subunit beta, protein MNKGSVLQILGPVIDVKFENGHLPEIHNALRIEYKAQSQSEVDIHLTLEVALHLGDDTVRTIAMASTDGVMRGMEVTDTGAPISVPVGEPTLGRVFNVLGEAIDLKEEIPASARRDSIHREAPTFENLSTEVEILETGIKVVDLLAPYIKGGKIGLFGGAGVGKTVLIQELINNIAQEHSGISVFAGVGERTREGNDLYHEMTDSGVIKQTAMVFGQMNEPPGARMRVALTGLTMAEYFRDEQGQDVLFFMDNIFRFTQAGSEVSALLGRMPSAVGYQPTLATEMGKLQERITSTNKGSVTSIQAIYVPADDYTDPAPATTFAHLDATTNLERKLSEMGIYPAVDPLASTSRALSPEIVGEEHYNVARQVQSTLQRYRELQDIIAILGMDELSDDDKLVVLRARRIQNFLSQNFHVAEQFTGQPGSYVPVKETVRGFKEVLEGKYDHLPEDAFRLVGRIEDVVENAKRMGVEA, encoded by the coding sequence ATGAACAAAGGAAGCGTTCTTCAGATTTTGGGGCCAGTTATTGACGTTAAGTTTGAAAATGGCCATTTACCTGAGATTCATAATGCTTTGCGCATTGAATACAAAGCGCAAAGTCAATCTGAAGTTGATATCCACTTAACTCTTGAAGTAGCCCTTCATTTAGGTGATGATACAGTTCGTACAATTGCGATGGCATCCACTGATGGTGTAATGCGTGGAATGGAAGTTACCGATACAGGTGCTCCAATTTCCGTACCAGTAGGTGAGCCAACACTTGGCCGTGTATTTAACGTACTAGGTGAAGCAATTGACCTTAAAGAGGAAATTCCAGCAAGTGCTCGTCGTGATTCCATTCACCGTGAAGCACCAACGTTTGAAAACCTTTCTACTGAAGTAGAAATTCTTGAAACTGGTATTAAAGTAGTAGACTTACTTGCTCCTTATATTAAGGGTGGTAAGATCGGTCTATTCGGTGGTGCCGGTGTAGGTAAAACCGTATTAATCCAGGAATTAATTAATAACATCGCTCAAGAGCACAGCGGTATTTCGGTATTCGCTGGTGTTGGTGAGCGTACCCGTGAAGGTAATGACCTTTATCATGAAATGACTGATTCAGGCGTTATCAAGCAAACCGCGATGGTATTCGGACAAATGAACGAGCCGCCAGGAGCACGTATGCGTGTTGCACTGACTGGTTTGACAATGGCTGAATATTTCCGTGATGAGCAAGGACAGGACGTTCTTTTCTTCATGGATAACATCTTCCGTTTCACGCAAGCAGGTTCTGAGGTTTCTGCGTTACTCGGCCGTATGCCTTCTGCCGTAGGTTACCAGCCAACGCTTGCTACTGAGATGGGTAAATTACAAGAACGTATTACTTCTACAAATAAAGGTTCTGTTACATCCATTCAAGCGATTTATGTACCTGCCGATGACTATACGGATCCGGCTCCTGCTACAACATTCGCTCACTTAGATGCGACAACAAACCTTGAGCGTAAGCTTTCTGAGATGGGTATCTACCCTGCGGTGGATCCACTTGCATCAACTTCTCGTGCATTGTCACCTGAAATCGTTGGTGAAGAGCACTACAATGTTGCTCGTCAAGTACAATCAACATTACAACGTTACCGTGAATTACAGGATATCATTGCGATCCTAGGTATGGATGAACTTTCTGATGATGATAAGTTAGTGGTACTTCGTGCACGTCGTATCCAAAACTTCTTATCACAGAACTTCCACGTTGCTGAACAGTTCACTGGACAGCCGGGATCTTATGTACCTGTTAAAGAAACAGTTCGTGGTTTCAAAGAAGTCCTTGAAGGTAAGTATGACCACCTTCCAGAAGATGCATTCCGCTTAGTCGGCCGTATTGAGGACGTAGTGGAAAATGCAAAACGTATGGGTGTAGAGGCCTAA
- a CDS encoding F0F1 ATP synthase subunit epsilon, with product MKTIKVSVVTPDGPVYESDVEMVSTKAQSGELGILPGHIPMVAPLAIGVVRLKKAGGKEPDLVAVSGGFLEVRPEKVTILAQAAEKAENIDVERALRAKERAEQRMRDQKAEDIDFRRAELALQRAINRLTVTGKQ from the coding sequence ATGAAGACGATTAAAGTCAGTGTTGTTACTCCCGATGGCCCGGTGTATGAGTCAGACGTGGAAATGGTCAGTACCAAGGCTCAAAGTGGTGAACTAGGTATTTTACCTGGACATATTCCTATGGTTGCTCCGCTTGCAATTGGGGTTGTACGCCTCAAGAAGGCAGGAGGCAAAGAACCGGATCTTGTTGCTGTGAGTGGCGGCTTCCTTGAAGTTCGTCCTGAAAAAGTAACGATCCTAGCTCAAGCCGCTGAAAAGGCAGAGAATATCGACGTGGAACGTGCACTACGAGCAAAAGAACGTGCCGAGCAGCGTATGCGAGATCAGAAAGCAGAAGACATCGACTTCCGTCGTGCTGAACTAGCCCTGCAGCGTGCCATCAACCGTCTTACGGTTACCGGAAAACAATAA
- a CDS encoding GerAB/ArcD/ProY family transporter, whose translation MNTEKISGLQLFYLMAGYVLGTAIILGLGLNSKQDAWIFILIGMSGSLILMAVFTQLAAYYPGDSLVEMLPKIIGKFLSYPVILLYILHFTYSAARASRELGDLIVTTILSETPIFVVIASFMVLMIYCLRGGVETFARMAEIVFPIYIFSLILIWILLFSVDQFDIKNLTPILGNGIMPVLKEAIPIAINFPFGETIVIMMLFPYLGNSKHTRRIGMSIILVGGLLLTINSIMMISVLGPEIYSRDIFSLLSATQMVSVADFLERFDALVILMMVAGVFFKVGAFTFAAAVGISQLLRLKQTRSVCLGLGSIIPPLSLVTASSFVEHIEIGFKYYVTYVHTLLQIILPILFLCIAFIRKKWGQR comes from the coding sequence ATGAATACCGAAAAAATAAGTGGACTGCAACTTTTTTATTTAATGGCTGGTTATGTATTAGGGACAGCAATTATTTTAGGGTTAGGCTTAAATTCCAAGCAGGATGCATGGATTTTTATATTAATTGGTATGTCAGGCAGCTTAATCTTAATGGCTGTTTTTACCCAATTAGCGGCCTATTATCCAGGCGATTCACTGGTTGAAATGCTGCCTAAGATTATCGGGAAGTTTCTTTCCTATCCGGTCATTTTGCTTTATATTTTACATTTTACTTATTCTGCTGCTAGAGCAAGCAGGGAATTAGGCGATCTTATTGTAACAACGATTCTATCTGAAACTCCGATTTTTGTTGTCATTGCAAGTTTTATGGTGCTGATGATTTATTGCCTGCGGGGTGGAGTGGAAACGTTTGCCCGAATGGCGGAAATCGTTTTTCCCATTTATATTTTTTCTCTTATTCTTATTTGGATTCTACTCTTTAGCGTAGATCAATTTGATATTAAAAATCTCACTCCTATATTAGGAAATGGAATAATGCCAGTGTTGAAAGAAGCTATTCCTATTGCGATTAATTTTCCATTTGGAGAAACCATTGTGATTATGATGTTATTTCCTTATCTAGGAAATAGCAAGCATACAAGAAGGATAGGGATGTCAATCATTTTGGTAGGCGGTCTTCTGTTAACTATTAACTCGATTATGATGATATCCGTTTTAGGACCGGAAATTTACAGCAGGGATATTTTTTCCCTTCTATCCGCTACGCAAATGGTATCGGTTGCAGATTTTCTCGAGCGTTTTGACGCACTTGTCATTCTAATGATGGTAGCGGGAGTGTTTTTTAAGGTAGGGGCGTTTACTTTTGCGGCGGCTGTTGGAATTTCTCAATTACTGAGGTTAAAACAGACTCGGTCGGTCTGCCTTGGACTTGGTTCCATCATTCCCCCGTTATCACTAGTAACCGCATCCAGTTTCGTTGAACATATCGAAATTGGATTTAAATATTATGTTACCTATGTACATACCCTTTTACAAATTATCCTGCCAATCCTATTCCTGTGCATTGCTTTTATCCGAAAAAAATGGGGTCAACGATAG
- a CDS encoding spore germination protein, which yields MKIFRQMKRLSAKNKPYMKEQSVQEQGNNEGLTGNLEEDFQQIKQLFEGAADFAYREIEINAAYSALILYLNGLVNVERMELHVIHPLVKANEKLPRRAEITIDDMKGILSSAQVKHGTTFQEVIDQILAGGTILLMNGSKSALFISEQSWEQRSVEEPVSEAVVLGPREGFTENIRTNGSMIRRRLKTTKLKFEYMKLGSLSQTEVMITYLEDIAQHSIVEEVRSRLNRIEIDAIEDSGYIVEFIEDQPFSLFPQVLQTERPDRVVGNLLEGKVGILVANSPFALIVPVTFFEMMNSPEDYYGRFIITSFIRFIRYLFLAVALLFPSIYIAVTTFHHELLPTNLIFSVAASREKVPFPAVVEALLMEITFEALREAGLRLPRPIGSTVSIVGALVVGQAAVEAGIVSAPLVIVVATTGIASFMFPSYPLTGAIRLLRFFMIFLAATLGFYGILLGIFFISVHLVKLRSFGVPYMAPIAPFHFNNLKDIFIRAPWWKINERPHETGKRNLKRLSSRKPKY from the coding sequence TTGAAAATTTTTCGACAGATGAAAAGATTAAGTGCTAAAAATAAACCTTATATGAAGGAGCAGAGTGTTCAAGAGCAAGGTAACAACGAGGGGTTAACAGGTAATCTGGAGGAAGATTTTCAGCAGATTAAACAGCTTTTTGAAGGGGCCGCAGATTTTGCTTATCGGGAGATTGAGATCAACGCTGCTTACTCGGCGCTCATCTTGTACTTAAATGGTTTAGTTAATGTAGAAAGAATGGAATTACATGTTATTCATCCATTAGTAAAGGCTAACGAGAAATTACCGAGGCGTGCGGAAATAACCATAGATGATATGAAAGGGATTCTTAGTTCAGCCCAAGTAAAGCATGGGACAACCTTCCAAGAAGTGATTGATCAAATTTTAGCAGGCGGAACAATTTTACTCATGAATGGCTCGAAAAGTGCACTTTTTATTAGCGAGCAGTCGTGGGAGCAGCGCTCGGTTGAAGAACCAGTGTCTGAAGCGGTCGTTTTAGGTCCAAGAGAAGGTTTTACCGAAAATATCCGAACGAATGGAAGTATGATTCGAAGACGGTTAAAAACAACGAAACTCAAGTTTGAATATATGAAGCTCGGAAGCCTTTCACAAACGGAAGTGATGATTACCTATCTTGAGGATATTGCCCAGCATTCGATTGTAGAGGAAGTTCGGAGCCGATTAAATCGAATTGAGATTGACGCCATTGAGGATAGCGGCTACATTGTCGAATTTATCGAGGATCAGCCGTTCTCTTTGTTTCCCCAGGTGCTGCAGACGGAACGGCCGGATCGAGTGGTTGGTAATCTTCTCGAAGGGAAAGTCGGGATTTTGGTGGCCAACAGCCCATTTGCCCTTATTGTTCCGGTCACTTTTTTTGAAATGATGAATTCACCTGAGGACTATTATGGAAGGTTTATCATAACTTCGTTTATTCGATTTATCCGCTATTTATTTTTAGCTGTGGCTTTATTGTTTCCTTCCATTTATATTGCGGTGACCACCTTCCATCATGAATTACTGCCAACCAATCTGATATTTAGTGTCGCGGCTTCAAGGGAAAAAGTGCCGTTTCCAGCGGTGGTTGAAGCATTGTTAATGGAAATAACCTTTGAGGCATTGCGTGAAGCGGGGCTGAGGTTGCCGAGACCAATCGGGTCAACGGTCAGTATTGTCGGTGCATTGGTGGTAGGGCAGGCAGCGGTTGAGGCTGGAATTGTTTCTGCTCCATTGGTCATTGTGGTCGCAACGACAGGGATTGCGTCGTTTATGTTTCCGAGTTACCCCCTAACAGGAGCGATTCGCCTCCTTCGCTTTTTTATGATTTTCTTAGCGGCGACGCTGGGTTTTTATGGCATTCTGCTTGGAATTTTCTTTATATCGGTTCATCTCGTCAAACTTCGGTCGTTTGGTGTTCCCTATATGGCTCCAATCGCTCCCTTTCATTTTAATAATCTTAAAGATATATTTATTCGGGCTCCATGGTGGAAAATAAATGAACGCCCACATGAAACAGGAAAAAGGAATTTGAAACGGTTAAGCTCCCGGAAACCTAAATATTAA
- a CDS encoding Ger(x)C family spore germination protein produces MKVMRMLLIWGITLILLAGCWNRVEINDIAIVTAIGLDLVEEDQLRLTLQVAVPSKLVTGGTGESGGKSTIVISETGASVSEAYRNIQGKLSRRIFFSQSRVLLIGEDLAKKGVFHIVDFHTRYAEPRINSFIMFTKGKASKIINSMPKFEGVSAEEMRELAKMSVGFKIYVRDFLNMLLTEGIEPFASQFTLKPLEVNTKNKSGEAQAVNGIAVFKGDKLVGWMDEVETRGLLWLRNEIKTGVITVNIPEEKGGGNISMEIVRGETNIVPILKRGELKLDVDVVTELSVIENDSKLNLFDTKVIEEIQTYAEEKISKRIEMIVEKAQKEYESDIFGFGQSVYKKYPKEWNTHYKENWENEFAQTKVAIHSKAFVRRIGLIK; encoded by the coding sequence ATGAAAGTGATGAGAATGCTTTTAATTTGGGGAATAACACTGATTTTGCTGGCGGGTTGTTGGAACCGGGTTGAAATTAACGATATTGCTATTGTGACAGCCATTGGTCTTGACCTTGTCGAGGAGGATCAACTCCGCTTAACACTTCAAGTGGCCGTTCCCTCAAAGTTAGTAACGGGAGGTACAGGCGAAAGCGGCGGGAAAAGCACCATTGTCATTTCAGAAACGGGTGCATCGGTATCGGAGGCATACCGAAATATTCAAGGAAAGTTGTCAAGACGAATCTTTTTTTCCCAAAGCCGTGTCCTTTTGATTGGTGAGGATTTAGCTAAAAAGGGAGTTTTTCATATTGTCGACTTCCATACAAGGTACGCTGAGCCTCGAATTAATAGCTTTATTATGTTCACAAAGGGTAAAGCCTCTAAAATCATCAATAGTATGCCAAAATTTGAAGGTGTTTCGGCAGAGGAAATGAGAGAGCTCGCCAAAATGAGTGTAGGGTTTAAAATTTATGTCAGGGATTTTCTGAATATGCTTCTGACAGAGGGGATAGAACCATTTGCTTCACAGTTTACCTTAAAGCCCTTAGAAGTGAATACAAAGAATAAATCAGGTGAAGCGCAGGCTGTAAATGGAATCGCTGTGTTTAAAGGGGACAAGCTAGTAGGCTGGATGGATGAGGTTGAAACGCGAGGCCTGTTATGGCTTCGTAATGAAATCAAAACGGGTGTTATTACGGTCAATATCCCTGAGGAAAAAGGCGGGGGAAACATTAGTATGGAAATCGTAAGAGGAGAAACGAATATTGTTCCCATACTCAAACGAGGGGAATTAAAACTGGACGTGGATGTGGTTACAGAATTGAGCGTAATCGAAAATGACTCGAAGTTAAACCTCTTTGATACAAAGGTAATCGAGGAGATTCAAACATATGCTGAGGAGAAAATCAGCAAAAGGATTGAAATGATTGTAGAAAAGGCGCAAAAAGAGTATGAGTCAGACATTTTTGGCTTTGGTCAATCGGTCTACAAGAAATATCCGAAGGAATGGAATACTCATTATAAAGAGAACTGGGAGAACGAATTTGCCCAAACAAAGGTTGCCATCCATTCTAAAGCCTTTGTAAGAAGAATTGGTTTAATTAAATGA
- a CDS encoding HAD family hydrolase, whose protein sequence is MKLVIFDMDGLLFDTEWPSFQALKEAVERRGFTFTIENYKQLIGLAHGKSMEVMQQMYGGKLPYEEIIIDYRKRFKEILANDGVGIKRGAIKLLDALDQRGMKKCIASSSARETIASYLKLTGLEDRFDFYISGNEVKKGKPHPDIFLEACKIAGEPVESALVLEDSLNGLKAACAAEIRCILVPDLIEPTEEMKEKAYKIIEDLEKVIEVLE, encoded by the coding sequence GTGAAGTTAGTAATTTTTGATATGGATGGATTGTTGTTTGATACGGAATGGCCGTCGTTTCAAGCATTAAAGGAAGCGGTTGAAAGACGAGGTTTTACGTTTACGATTGAGAACTATAAACAGTTAATCGGGTTGGCGCATGGTAAGTCAATGGAAGTAATGCAGCAAATGTATGGCGGTAAACTTCCGTATGAAGAAATCATTATCGATTATCGGAAGCGGTTTAAGGAGATTTTAGCGAACGATGGCGTTGGTATAAAGCGGGGAGCCATAAAACTACTAGATGCGCTTGATCAGCGGGGAATGAAAAAATGCATTGCTTCCTCCAGTGCACGGGAAACGATTGCTTCATACTTGAAGCTGACAGGCCTTGAGGATCGCTTTGATTTTTATATTAGTGGGAATGAAGTGAAAAAGGGTAAGCCTCATCCGGATATCTTTTTAGAGGCGTGTAAAATCGCTGGGGAACCGGTGGAGTCTGCTTTAGTGTTAGAGGACTCATTGAATGGGTTGAAGGCAGCTTGCGCGGCAGAAATTCGTTGTATATTGGTACCTGATCTAATTGAGCCTACGGAGGAAATGAAGGAAAAGGCATATAAAATTATCGAAGATTTAGAAAAAGTGATAGAGGTATTGGAGTAG
- a CDS encoding SIS domain-containing protein: MKTEHVNQIAAAINAVKATEVKNVYFVACGGSMASLATGDYFLNREIEIPSRVYTSNEFVHVNPPGLGEGSVVILRSHSGTTPETVAAAKFAREKGAVTIAISMEVDSPLCQEAEYTVHYNYKDGSDAIDGETGVYYSLIFGILNAVSPNEKYERVLKQLNNLETLFESNRKLSYDRAFQFGSEYKRDKLIYTMGSGAYYHQAYSFTSCLLMEMLWIHSNAIHTGEYFHGPFEATDFDVPFLIIKGEGATRPLDERAINFAQKFSKKVEVVDVAELDYTGIDEDLKEYFGPALAGVVLRQYADGLAEHTGHPLSVRRYMWKMEY, encoded by the coding sequence ATGAAAACTGAACATGTTAACCAAATTGCTGCTGCTATCAATGCAGTTAAAGCAACAGAAGTGAAGAATGTTTATTTTGTAGCTTGTGGAGGTTCGATGGCATCCCTTGCTACTGGGGATTATTTCTTAAACAGAGAAATTGAGATTCCAAGCAGAGTTTATACTTCTAATGAATTTGTTCATGTGAACCCACCAGGACTTGGTGAAGGAAGCGTTGTTATCCTTCGTTCACATTCAGGAACTACACCAGAAACAGTTGCTGCTGCTAAATTTGCAAGAGAAAAAGGAGCAGTTACGATTGCGATTTCCATGGAGGTTGATTCTCCACTTTGTCAAGAAGCCGAGTATACAGTTCATTACAACTATAAGGATGGCTCAGATGCGATTGACGGAGAAACTGGTGTATATTACAGCTTAATTTTCGGTATTTTGAATGCGGTTTCACCAAATGAAAAATACGAAAGAGTATTAAAACAATTAAATAATTTAGAAACTCTTTTTGAATCAAACAGAAAATTAAGTTATGACCGTGCATTCCAATTTGGAAGCGAATACAAGCGCGATAAACTGATTTATACAATGGGTAGCGGTGCTTACTATCACCAGGCATATTCGTTTACAAGCTGCTTGTTAATGGAAATGTTATGGATCCACTCTAATGCGATTCATACTGGCGAATACTTCCACGGACCATTTGAAGCAACTGACTTTGATGTTCCATTCCTAATTATCAAAGGAGAAGGCGCTACTCGTCCATTAGATGAAAGAGCGATTAACTTTGCACAAAAATTCAGTAAAAAAGTTGAGGTTGTCGATGTAGCGGAATTGGATTACACAGGTATTGATGAAGATCTTAAAGAATACTTCGGTCCAGCTCTTGCAGGTGTTGTATTACGTCAATATGCAGATGGATTGGCAGAGCATACAGGTCATCCGCTTTCAGTAAGACGCTATATGTGGAAAATGGAATATTAA
- a CDS encoding ABC transporter substrate-binding protein — MKRFLAIFMTVLLLALTACSSSAGNEEKKSSDKDVVEINFFHRWPNEPRKSFYDQKIKEFEEANPGVKINVNSVLNDSYKEKIRVLVSNDDLPDIFSSWSDSFAENLVSSGRIMELDNILAEDSEWAGKVIESQFAGFTFDEKKYGVPFTVDGKAFFYNKEAFKKNNLEVPKTYKEFIAVLDKLQDAGYETPLVEGLTNAWAISHYMGTIFQRVVDPAVTAKDYNVETGEFTDPGYIKGLEIFKELTDYMGDLSTAIDHEAARNMFASGEAPIVYMQFAEVKMVEDQGMKDFGFFDFPEIEGGKGDSKALTGAPEGWMLSKNAPKEAVDFLKFLTSEETAYDFTKTDGQLNAVQGAVDEGNTSPARLEAYELVTNASATTPWFDNAVNINIADIFMRGGQTLANEQTTPGDIMKEVQAEAKRLKK; from the coding sequence ATGAAAAGATTTTTAGCCATTTTCATGACAGTTCTTTTATTAGCGTTAACAGCTTGTTCCTCCTCAGCAGGAAACGAAGAAAAAAAATCTTCTGATAAAGATGTAGTAGAAATCAATTTCTTCCATAGATGGCCGAATGAACCACGGAAATCTTTCTATGATCAGAAAATTAAAGAATTTGAAGAGGCTAATCCAGGGGTTAAAATTAATGTCAATTCTGTTTTAAACGACTCTTACAAAGAGAAAATTAGAGTACTCGTTTCTAACGACGATCTTCCAGATATTTTCTCATCTTGGTCTGACTCATTTGCTGAAAACCTTGTATCATCTGGTCGTATTATGGAGCTAGATAATATTTTAGCAGAGGATTCTGAGTGGGCAGGAAAGGTAATTGAGTCTCAATTTGCAGGTTTTACATTTGATGAAAAGAAGTATGGAGTACCATTTACGGTTGACGGAAAGGCATTCTTCTATAATAAGGAAGCCTTTAAGAAAAATAATCTTGAAGTTCCTAAAACCTATAAAGAATTTATCGCAGTTCTAGATAAGTTACAGGATGCTGGCTATGAAACGCCGTTAGTAGAAGGTTTAACCAATGCATGGGCGATTTCGCATTACATGGGAACTATTTTCCAAAGGGTTGTTGATCCTGCTGTAACAGCAAAAGATTATAACGTCGAAACAGGTGAGTTTACAGATCCAGGTTATATTAAAGGATTAGAAATCTTCAAGGAACTTACTGATTACATGGGAGATCTATCAACTGCAATTGACCACGAGGCTGCAAGAAATATGTTCGCTAGTGGTGAAGCACCAATTGTTTACATGCAGTTTGCTGAAGTTAAAATGGTAGAAGATCAAGGTATGAAAGACTTCGGTTTCTTTGACTTCCCTGAAATTGAGGGCGGTAAAGGTGATTCTAAGGCACTTACTGGTGCACCTGAAGGATGGATGTTAAGTAAAAATGCACCAAAAGAAGCAGTTGATTTCTTGAAGTTCTTAACATCTGAAGAAACAGCTTACGATTTCACAAAAACAGATGGACAATTGAATGCCGTACAGGGTGCTGTTGATGAAGGCAATACTTCTCCTGCCAGATTAGAAGCGTATGAGCTCGTAACAAATGCTTCTGCAACTACACCATGGTTTGATAATGCTGTTAATATCAATATTGCCGATATCTTCATGAGAGGCGGACAGACATTAGCAAATGAGCAAACGACTCCTGGAGACATTATGAAGGAAGTTCAAGCTGAAGCAAAACGTTTGAAAAAGTAG
- a CDS encoding carbohydrate ABC transporter permease — MQRRKFNIIPVLFLLPSIALLLVFVYIPLIQNFYNSFFDFSVFSQTKTFVGLENFKNLLADKVVSVALLNNVKYAIISVILQVGIALVLAYILEDKLFHRVAPFLRVVYFMPVMISISVVALLFGFVYNPQMGLLNSFLELIGLENLKEVWLGNPETAIYSVIAMSQWHSIGFVTLLFIVAIQKIPKELYEAADIDGAGKIRKFFSITVPQVREAIFVNTLITITGSMLVFNEPYILTNGGPGFSSTVMSVHMYQTGFVKDNMGYASTLAIIIFLLTAVLALIQIKLSRTGKDD, encoded by the coding sequence ATGCAAAGAAGGAAATTTAATATTATCCCTGTACTATTCTTATTGCCGAGCATCGCCTTGCTGCTCGTATTTGTCTATATTCCGCTTATACAAAACTTTTACAATAGCTTCTTTGATTTTTCTGTATTCTCTCAAACCAAAACTTTTGTTGGTTTGGAAAATTTTAAAAACCTATTAGCCGATAAGGTAGTAAGTGTTGCACTTCTCAATAACGTTAAGTACGCAATCATTTCTGTGATCTTACAGGTCGGAATTGCTTTAGTGTTAGCTTATATTTTGGAAGATAAATTATTTCACAGAGTAGCCCCTTTCCTTAGGGTCGTTTACTTCATGCCAGTTATGATTTCCATTTCTGTTGTTGCTTTACTATTTGGGTTTGTTTACAACCCGCAAATGGGACTTTTAAACAGTTTCCTTGAATTAATTGGTTTGGAAAACCTGAAAGAGGTATGGCTAGGCAATCCTGAGACAGCCATTTATTCCGTCATTGCAATGTCACAATGGCATAGTATTGGGTTTGTTACCCTTTTGTTTATCGTTGCGATTCAGAAAATTCCGAAAGAGCTTTACGAAGCTGCTGATATAGATGGAGCTGGAAAAATAAGAAAGTTTTTTAGCATTACAGTACCACAAGTAAGAGAAGCTATATTTGTAAACACGTTAATTACGATCACTGGATCTATGCTCGTTTTTAACGAACCTTATATTTTGACGAATGGCGGACCAGGCTTTAGTTCAACGGTTATGTCTGTACATATGTATCAGACTGGATTTGTGAAAGATAACATGGGCTATGCTTCCACACTGGCGATTATTATCTTTCTTTTGACAGCGGTGCTGGCGCTAATACAAATTAAATTGTCTCGGACGGGAAAGGATGATTAA